The following is a genomic window from Gammaproteobacteria bacterium.
TCGGAACCGGCGTCCGCTGCGGTCGCCCTTGGGAGAAAAAGGACCATGCAAAGGGCTGCGATCATACCCGTTGCAATCCGCCGTCTCGATTTCCCTTGCCGTTGCCGCATCGACGCACGTTCCTCCCGCGAGGAAACTATACGCCGTGGAGACAAACCGGGGAACCGGTCCAATTCGCCATGAGTGAGCCGGAGCGTAACGGGTCTCTCATTGCCCTTGACTCGCGACCAAGGGAGCGTCGTACCCTTTTCGGGTGAGAGAAATCACGCGTTTCGGTGTACCGGACTGAAGAATGGAACCGTCGCCTTCCCTCAGACCACAGCGGTGACAGTAAGGAAGGGATTCAGCAGTTGGGCGGCTAACCCTATCGTTTCATGGAATCGAAGAATTCGTTGTTCGTCTTGTTGGACTGCAACCGGCCGAGAAGGAACTCCATCGCCTCAATATCGTCCATCGAGTGCAGGAACTTGCGCAGGATCCACAGTTTCTGCAATTCGTCCGGGTCCGTGAGAAGTTCCTCGCGGCGGGTGCCGGACCGGTTGATGTTGATGGCCGGGAAGACGCGTTTTTCCGCGATGCGCCGATCGAGATGAATCTCGCTGTTACCGGTTCCCTTGAACTCCTCGTAGATGACCTCGTCCATCTTGGAGCCTGTGTCGATCAGGGCCGTCGCCATGATGGTGAGACTGCCGCCTTCCTCGATATTGCGCGCCGCACCGAAAAACCGCTTGGGTCGCTGCAACGCGTTTGCGTCGACACCGCCGGTCAACACCTTACCGGAGGAAGGCACCACGGTATTATAGGCGCGCGCAAGCCGGGTGATGGAATCCAGGAGTATCACAACGTCCGTGCGATGCTCTACGAGCCGCTTGGCTTTTTCGATGACCATCTCGGCGACCTGCACGTGGCGCGTCGCGGGTTCGTCGAAGGTGCTGGAGATCACCTCTCCGCGTACCATGCGCTCCATCTCGGTGACTTCCTCCGGCCGCTCATCGATCAGCAGCACGATGAGATAGCATTCGGGCTGATTGGCCGCGATGCTCTGCGCAATGTTCTGCAGCATGATCGTCTTGCCCGCCTTCGGCGGCGACACGATCAGCCCGCGCTGTCCCTTGCCGATGGGTGCGACGATATCGATGACCCGCGCGACGATGTCCTCGGTACTGCCGTTTCCGCGTTCGAGGCGGATCCGATCGTCGGCATGCAACGGTGTCAGGTTCTCGAACAGGATCTTGTTCTTGGCGACCTCCGGCGACTCGAAGTTGATCTTGTCCATCTTGAGCATCGCGAAGTAGCGCTCGCCATCCTTGGGCGGGCGTATCTTTCCCGATACGGTATCCCCGGTCCGCAGCCCGAATCGCCGGATCTGGCTCGGAGAGACATAGATATCGTCCGGTCCCGCAAGATAGGACGCATCGCCCGAACGCAGAAAACCAAATCCGTCCTGCAGTATTTCCAGGACGCCGTCCCCGAAAATATCCTCTCCGTTTTTGGCCCGCGCCCTCAGAATCGAAAAGACGATGTCCTGTTTTCTCGAGCGGGCGACGCCGTCGATTCCCACCGACTCGGCAATGCTGATCAGTTCCGAGGCGGGTTTCTTCTTCAGTTCGGTCAAGTTCATGATGTCAGGGGTCGTGTCTGGAACGAAATGGGATAGTCAAGATGGACACACGGGTGTTATCCGGCAGCAGGATCGAAGCACCCGCGATGGGATGTTGCGAAACGGCAGTTTATTACACTGGACCGGCGGTGCCGATGATCTGTCAGCTGGAGTATCTGATGGGTACGGAGTCAAGTAGATACTGTGAACGAACGCCACCGAGCCTCTACAACCCTTACTTTCCGATCCGATATTCGTTATGGATGGATCCCGTCAGGCTTTGCATCGGTTGGAAGCTGGAGGCGACAGGGCGAACGGCCCAGTGCATCGCACCAACCTGCTCAAGGTATCTCAGCGTGCATTCACTACGGGAATCATCACTTATGATATTCAGGCAACCCGCAACAACGCGGCCACGGTTTGTCTGGGCAGATCTGTATGGGAAGGAAATTGATATTTAAAGTCCTTTTAACACTAAATACAGGATCCGTCCAGTTGATTTGCCGGGTCTGCCCGGGGATCAGATGCTTTGATCGAGAAATGCGGTGAGCTGCGATTTCGATAGCGCACCGACCTTGGTCGCCTCCACCTCTCCGTCCTTGAATAGCATCAGGGTCGGAATACCCCGAATTCCGTATTTGGGCGGGGTCGTGGGGTTGTCGTCGATATTCAGTTTTGCGATCCGCACCTTGCCATCATACTCATCCGCAATCTCGTCGAGGATCGGCGCGATCATCTTGCACGGGCCACACCACTCGGCCCAGTAATCCACCAGTACCGGCACATCGGACTTGAGTACCTCTTGCTCGAAACTCCCATCCGATACGTGAAGTATCTTCTCGCTCACCGTATTGCTCCTCGAAGCGGCGTCATGTTGGTTCCCGGGATGGCGTAAATTGCTCGCCCAAGGGAGAGACTACAATCGGGATAGGTTATCGATCAAGGCCGAGGCGGTGTAAGAATTTGCCTGCATGGGCCAAAAGTCTAACTTATCCCGTGCATCAAGTCCATGCCGACTAGCGGCCATCGGCACGAAAATTCGGGTATCCTAACTAGATGAGTGAACATCTATTGACGGAACTGAAGTTCAGCGACATCGACCTGCCACCGGAAGTCCAGAAAGGACTCGACGACGCAGGCTTCGAATATTGTACCTCGATTCAGGAGAAGGCGTTGCCACTGACACGCGCCGGGCGTGACGTCGCGGGCCAGGCGCAAACCGGCACCGGCAAAACCGCCGCCTTCCTGGTCGCACTGTTCTCGACCCTGCTTCGAGACCCGCCCAGCGACAACAGGCGTCCCAGCCAACCGCTTGCCATCGTCATCGCCCCGACTCGCGAACTCGCCATACAGATCTACAACGACGCAACCACGCTGGGAAGCCACACCGGACTTTCGATCGGTGTCGTCTACGGTGGGGAAGGCTATGTCAGCCAGCGGGAACGGCTCGCGGCGGGGATCGATGTACTGATCGGCACTCCTGGACGGATTATCGATTATTTCAAGCAGCGCGTGTTCGATCTCAAGGCCATTCGCGTGATGGTACTTGACGAGGCCGACCGCATGTTCGACCTGGGGTTCATCCGCGACATACGCTACCTGATGCGCCGCATGCCGTTGCCGGAAAAGCGTCTCAGCATGCTGTTCTCGGCGACACTCTCCTACCGTGTCATGGAACTCGCCTACGAACACATGAACAACCCCGAGATGGTCCGGATCGAGCCTGATCAGGTGACGACGGCCCGGGTACGGCAGGCCATCTACTACCCTTCCAACGACGAAAAGATACCCCTGCTAATCGGATTGCTGAAACAGCATGACCCCAAGCGCACCATGGTGTTCGTCAACACCAAGCGAACCGCCGAGCGGGTAACGGCCTACCTGGAGGAGAACGGCTACAAGACAGCCCTGCTCTCCGGCGATGTGCCGCAGCGCAAGCGCTTGGCCTTGCTCAAGGGATTTACCACCGGCGAGTTTCCACTGCTGGTCGCAACCGACGTGGCCTCCCGCGGCCTGCACATCCCCGAGGTCAGCCATATTGTCAATTTCGACCTGCCGCAGTCCGAAGAGGACTACGTACACAGGATCGGACGTACGGCGCGGGCCGGCGCCGATGGCGACGCCATCAGCTTTGCCTGCGAGGAGTATGCATTTCACCTCCCGGAGATCGAGGCGTACATCGGATACAAGATCCCCGCCGAAAGCGTGTCACCGGATCTGCTGGCGGAAGCGCGGGTCCCACCAAGGCGCAGGCACCCGAAACGCACCGGCCGGCGGGACAGTACGCCCCCGGGAAGGAGGCGATCGAGCGGCAACCGGCGACGGCGACCGGAAGACACCCCCGTCGGAAGCCACTGACCTGCGAGTGCCTCCATGCCCCCTGCGAGGCGCGCCTCCCTTGATCTGCAGCAATGAGAAGTATTATCATTACGATTAGTTTTTTTATCGTGGTAACAACGCGCAGTCAGGGGGGCCGTCTCGATGACATTGATTGAACTTTCCCGGGGTGAGACCGCGGTCATCACCCAGATACGATCGCCGGATCTGAAGATGCGGGAAAAACTGCACGCCCGCGGCCTGGCACCCGGCGCCGAGATTGCGCTGATGCAAGCCGGAAAGCTGATCGTTGTCGGTCTCGAGCACAGCCGTTGGGCACTGAACCGGAGCGAGGCCTTGCATATCGAGGTATCTCCTCTCAACGTCCGCTTGAAGAAGCGGCGCTCCTGGATCCACCCCTTCTGTAGACCGTAATTCATGGACCGTTCACTCGCGGACCTGAAACCCGGAGACCGGGCACGGGTCATCAGATTCAATGATATGGGTCCCCTTTCCCAGCGCATCATGACGCTCGGCTTGCTGGAAGGCAGCGAGGTGCAGGTAATTCGGCGTGCACCCACCGGGGACCCGATGGAGATTCGCGTGATGGATTACGCGCTGTCGCTGCGCCGCGACGAGGCAAGCACGATCCAGGTCGAACTGCTCTCGTGACGTGCTGCGAATCCGCACATGCCGTTGAAACGGACCGTACCGCTACCGGTACCGTCTCGCGTACCACGCGTACCATCGCGCTGGTCGGCAACCCCAATACCGGCAAGAGTACACTCTTCAATATCCTCACCGGGCTGCGCCAGAAGACCGGCAACTACCCCGGCGTCACGGTCGAGAAACACACCGGCACACTGACCCTGGCTTCAGGTGAGGTGCAGCTGATCGACGTCCCGGGCACCTACTCGCTCGCCGCGCAGTCCCCCGACGAGATGGTCGCCATCGATACCCTGCTCGGCAGATTCGACGAGCTGGAGCGACCCGGCGCGGTACTGCTTCTGGT
Proteins encoded in this region:
- the trxA gene encoding thioredoxin TrxA is translated as MSEKILHVSDGSFEQEVLKSDVPVLVDYWAEWCGPCKMIAPILDEIADEYDGKVRIAKLNIDDNPTTPPKYGIRGIPTLMLFKDGEVEATKVGALSKSQLTAFLDQSI
- the rhlB gene encoding ATP-dependent RNA helicase RhlB, with product MSEHLLTELKFSDIDLPPEVQKGLDDAGFEYCTSIQEKALPLTRAGRDVAGQAQTGTGKTAAFLVALFSTLLRDPPSDNRRPSQPLAIVIAPTRELAIQIYNDATTLGSHTGLSIGVVYGGEGYVSQRERLAAGIDVLIGTPGRIIDYFKQRVFDLKAIRVMVLDEADRMFDLGFIRDIRYLMRRMPLPEKRLSMLFSATLSYRVMELAYEHMNNPEMVRIEPDQVTTARVRQAIYYPSNDEKIPLLIGLLKQHDPKRTMVFVNTKRTAERVTAYLEENGYKTALLSGDVPQRKRLALLKGFTTGEFPLLVATDVASRGLHIPEVSHIVNFDLPQSEEDYVHRIGRTARAGADGDAISFACEEYAFHLPEIEAYIGYKIPAESVSPDLLAEARVPPRRRHPKRTGRRDSTPPGRRRSSGNRRRRPEDTPVGSH
- a CDS encoding ferrous iron transport protein A, producing MDRSLADLKPGDRARVIRFNDMGPLSQRIMTLGLLEGSEVQVIRRAPTGDPMEIRVMDYALSLRRDEASTIQVELLS
- the rho gene encoding transcription termination factor Rho gives rise to the protein MNLTELKKKPASELISIAESVGIDGVARSRKQDIVFSILRARAKNGEDIFGDGVLEILQDGFGFLRSGDASYLAGPDDIYVSPSQIRRFGLRTGDTVSGKIRPPKDGERYFAMLKMDKINFESPEVAKNKILFENLTPLHADDRIRLERGNGSTEDIVARVIDIVAPIGKGQRGLIVSPPKAGKTIMLQNIAQSIAANQPECYLIVLLIDERPEEVTEMERMVRGEVISSTFDEPATRHVQVAEMVIEKAKRLVEHRTDVVILLDSITRLARAYNTVVPSSGKVLTGGVDANALQRPKRFFGAARNIEEGGSLTIMATALIDTGSKMDEVIYEEFKGTGNSEIHLDRRIAEKRVFPAININRSGTRREELLTDPDELQKLWILRKFLHSMDDIEAMEFLLGRLQSNKTNNEFFDSMKR
- a CDS encoding ferrous iron transport protein A → MTLIELSRGETAVITQIRSPDLKMREKLHARGLAPGAEIALMQAGKLIVVGLEHSRWALNRSEALHIEVSPLNVRLKKRRSWIHPFCRP